A stretch of the Medicago truncatula cultivar Jemalong A17 chromosome 5, MtrunA17r5.0-ANR, whole genome shotgun sequence genome encodes the following:
- the LOC11434954 gene encoding formin-like protein 6, with protein MKPHNSSFNIIITIIFIFFFSSLSVNTAKRFNESDHHHTRRILHQPLFPASSAPPPSPTTVTPPPPQPSSDNIPFFHEYPDAPPSNQNQAAPLTSNATTANPTATQPAKGTKKVAIAISVGIVTLGMLSALAFFLYKHRAKNAADTQKLVSTTTQRNNSLQDSSNSSAPVVASNFLYIGTVEPSRRSTTVNDQNQTEKPNRSPYHKLNSVKRSDRYRPSPELQPMPPLSKPPNGNIPPAMSSEEDSDEESNETAFHSPQNSSVSQEDGFYTPYSVSRQSSLSNGSPAKKESNSTVTPLPKSKRTSPKSKSALSASSPDIRHVIIPSIKQTPLPQRQQSEKQLTSSGGIGHSRKPKFSAPPPPPNLVHLQSTTNTVSHVSKTSLNHPPPPPPPPPPPPPLMTRKSVSPTQAVSASISRLSEGPGSVGSVTKGSEPVSDHVDESLNLRSSSERLVEEANETEGGKPKLKALHWDKVRATSDRATVWDQIKSSSFQLNEDMMESLFGCNNGTNSAPKPKEQGVRKSVLPSVDHENKVLDPKKSQNIAILLRALNVTRDEVSEALLDGSPEGLGAELLETLVKMAPTKEEEIKLKNYDGDLSKLGSAERFLKAVLDIPFAFKRVEAMLYRANFDSEINYLKKSFQTLEAASEELRNSRLFFKLLEAVLRTGNRMNVGTNRGDAKAFKLDTLLKLADIKGTDGKTTLLHFVVQEIIRSEGAETASTNGSIPNQMDSKFNEEEFKKNGLHVVAGLSKDLGNVKKAAGMDSDVLSSYVTKLETGLEKVRSVLQYEKPDMRGNFFNSTTLFLKYAEDEIVRIKSHEREALFLVKEVTEYFHGNAAKEEAHPLRIFMIVRDFLNILDLVCKEVGRMHDRIVGGASRSFRIASNAPLPVLNRYNGRQDRSSDEESSSP; from the exons ATGAAACCTCATAATTCAAGCTTCAACATCATCATtaccatcatcttcatcttcttcttctcatcaCTATCTGTTAACACTGCAAAACGTTTCAATGAATCCGATCATCATCACACAAGAAGAATTCTCCATCAACCATTATTCCCAGCGAGTTCagcaccaccaccatcaccaaCCACCGttacaccaccaccaccacaacctTCCTCCGACAACATTCCATTCTTCCATGAATATCCAGACGCACCACCGTCGAATCAGAATCAAGCAGCACCGTTAACTTCTAACGCCACAACAGCGAATCCAACGGCAACACAACCTGCAAAAGGAACAAAGAAAGTAGCAATAGCAATCTCCGTTGGAATCGTAACGTTAGGAATGTTGTCGGCGTTAGCTTTCTTTTTATACAAACACAGAGCAAAAAACGCCGCGGATACACAGAAGCTAGTGAGTACTACCACACAGAGGAACAATTCTCTTCAAGATTCATCGAATTCATCTGCTCCGGTAGTAGCTTCGAATTTTCTCTACATTGGAACTGTGGAACCTTCGAGAAGGTCAACGACGGTCAACGATCAGAATCAAACGGAGAAGCCTAACCGTTCACCGTATCATAAACTGAATTCCGTTAAGCGATCCGATCGGTATCGTCCGAGTCCGGAGTTACAGCCAATGCCGCCGTTGAGTAAACCTCCGAACGGAAACATTCCGCCGGCGATGTCGTCGGAAGAAGATTCCGATGAAGAAAGTAACGAAACAGCGTTCCATTCGCCGCAGAATTCTTCAGTAAGTCAGGAAGATGGATTTTACACGCCGTATTCAGTTTCACGGCAGAGTTCTCTCAGTAACGGTAGTCCGGCGAAGAAAGAGAGTAATTCGACGGTTACGCCGCTTCCTAAATCGAAGAGAACTTCACCGAAATCGAAATCTGCTCTTTCTGCTTCTTCTCCGGATATTCGACACGTCATCATTCCTTCTATCAAACAAACACCACTGCCGCAACGTCAGCAATCGGAGAAACAGTTAACCTCCTCCGGTGGAATAGGACATTCAAGAAAACCGAAATTCTcagcaccaccaccaccgccgAATTTGGTTCATCTTCAATCAACAACTAATACAGTTTCACACGTGTCTAAAACTTCACTTAACCATCCTCCGCCACCACCTCCACCTCCGCCACCTCCGCCACCGCTGATGACACGAAAATCAGTATCGCCGACACAGGCGGTGTCTGCATCTATAAGTAGATTAAGTGAAGGACCTGGTTCTGTTGGTAGTGTAACAAAAGGTTCAGAACCAGTTTCAGATCACGTTGATGAGAGTTTGAATTTGAGATCTTCTTCCGAGAGGCTTGTTGAAGAAGCTAATGAAACGGAAGGTGGAAAACCGAAGTTGAAAGCATTGCATTGGGACAAAGTTCGTGCAACTTCTGATCGTGCTACTGTGTGGGACCAAATAAAATCAAGCTCGTTTCA atTAAATGAAGATATGATGGAGTCTTTGTTTGGTTGCAACAATGGAACAAATTCTGCTCCAAAACCAAAAGAGCAAGGTGTTAGAAAATCAGTTCTTCCTTCTGTTGATCATGAGAACAAGGTGTTAGATCCTAAAAAGTCACAAAATATAGCTATACTGTTAAGGGCACTGAATGTGACAAGAGATGAAGTTTCTGAAGCTCTTTTGGATG GGAGTCCTGAAGGTTTGGGTGCTGAGCTATTGGAAACCCTAGTAAAGATGGCTCCTACTAAAGAGGAagagataaaattgaaaaactatGACGGAGATCTCTCGAAACTTGGATCTGCTGAAAGATTTCTTAAAGCAGTGCTTGATATACCTTTTGCATTCAAAAGAGTTGAAGCTATGCTATATAGGGCCAACTTTGATTCTGAAATCAACTACCTCAAGAAGTCTTTCCAAACCCTTGAG GCAGCAAGTGAGGAATTAAGGAATAGCCGGTTATTCTTCAAACTCCTTGAAGCTGTTCTCAGAACAGGAAACAGAATGAATGTTGGCACTAATCGAGGTGACGCTAAAGCTTTCAAACTCGACACACTCCTGAAACTCGCAGATATAAAGGGAACAGATGGAAAGACCACATTACTGCACTTTGTGGTCCAAGAAATCATTAGGTCAGAAGGTGCAGAAACTGCATCTACAAACGGAAGTATACCCAACCAAATGGACTCCAAATTTAACGAGGAAGAGTTTAAGAAGAACGGATTGCATGTTGTGGCTGGTCTCAGTAAAGACCTTGGTAATGTCAAAAAAGCAGCAGGAATGGACTCAGATGTCTTAAGCAGCTACGTCACAAAGCTTGAAACGGGGCTTGAAAAAGTGCGATCAGTTTTGCAATATGAGAAGCCAGATATGAGAGGCAATTTCTTCAACTCCACAACGCTCTTTTTGAAATACGCAGAAGACGAAATTGTGAGGATTAAGTCTCATGAAAGAGAGGCTTTATTCCTTGTGAAAGAAGTTACTGAATACTTTCATGGGAATGCAGCAAAGGAAGAAGCACACCCTTTAAGAATTTTCATGATTGTGAGAGATTTTCTAAACATTTTGGATTTGGTTTGCAAAGAAGTGGGAAGGATGCATGATAGAATTGTTGGTGGTGCTTCAAGATCATTCAGAATAGCTTCAAATGCCCCATTACCTGTTCTTAACAGATACAATGGGAGACAAGATAGAAGCTCGGATGAGGAAAGCTCATCCCCTTAG